The following are from one region of the Hydrogenophaga sp. BPS33 genome:
- a CDS encoding putative bifunctional diguanylate cyclase/phosphodiesterase — MPAFLPFSYDLRVVLASFLIALLASYVTLDLARRVGASRRRVGLAWWVAGSMVMGTGIWSMHFLGMQAFELPMAIGFTGGLTLVSWLAAVAASGVALALASRETFGRLHIAMGALAMGAGISGMHYTGMAAMDMAPGIVWDYPVVALSVLIAVLASAAALLIFQLLRRVKPGHRRRYQMAASVVMATAICGMHYTGMAAANFPLGTICRSAGELGGTGLTAMVLMAAGMLLVSTLFTSILDARLQSTAHRLTESLKESNARLQAANEALQLRAFADALTGLPNRLLFEDRLNQALMRLDRTNHARAQDRLAVLFVDLDGFKPINDSFGHAAGDVILRGAAERLLEVARMSDTVARVGGDEFLILLEEVSDVVSCVTVANRVLAALSRPFEVSGKQVQISGSIGIVVHPDHGERHKLVAHADVAMYAAKRAGGGCYALFEPHMGSDASSQLELLNDLRHAIDHGDLALHYQPKIDGLRDRISGVEALLRWNHPKHGAVSPVTFIALAERFGLIGRLGNWVINEACRQVAEWSRSGLRMRVAINLSAHQLRENGLTERIQAALQRHRLDASQLLCEITESVAMEDIKATQRTFDGLARIGVFLSIDDFGTGYSSLNYLRQLPAQQLKIDRSFVKDLETSQDARAVVGAVVSLAHALGLRVVAEGVETAGQRDILLGMRCDELQGYFYARPMHASALLEWANGVKPADGAEFAPSIFEPSFNQA, encoded by the coding sequence ATGCCCGCGTTCCTGCCGTTCAGCTACGACCTCCGGGTCGTTCTCGCCTCGTTCCTCATCGCTCTGCTCGCCTCCTACGTCACGCTGGATCTCGCCCGCCGTGTGGGCGCGTCGCGGCGGCGTGTCGGGCTGGCCTGGTGGGTGGCCGGCTCGATGGTCATGGGCACCGGTATCTGGTCCATGCACTTCCTGGGCATGCAGGCGTTCGAACTGCCGATGGCCATTGGATTCACGGGCGGGCTCACGCTGGTGTCATGGTTGGCCGCGGTGGCGGCATCGGGCGTGGCGCTGGCACTGGCCAGCCGCGAGACCTTCGGCCGCCTGCACATTGCCATGGGCGCGCTGGCCATGGGGGCGGGCATCAGTGGCATGCACTACACCGGCATGGCGGCCATGGACATGGCCCCGGGCATCGTCTGGGACTATCCCGTCGTCGCGTTGTCGGTGCTGATCGCGGTTCTCGCGTCCGCCGCAGCCTTGCTCATCTTCCAGTTGCTGCGCCGCGTCAAGCCCGGCCACCGCCGCCGGTACCAGATGGCTGCCTCGGTCGTCATGGCCACCGCCATCTGTGGCATGCACTACACCGGCATGGCCGCGGCCAACTTTCCCCTCGGCACCATCTGCCGCAGCGCAGGGGAGCTGGGTGGCACCGGCCTCACGGCAATGGTGCTGATGGCCGCCGGCATGCTGCTGGTGAGCACCTTGTTCACTTCCATTCTGGATGCGCGTCTGCAAAGCACCGCGCACCGCCTCACCGAATCCTTGAAGGAAAGCAATGCGCGCCTGCAGGCCGCCAACGAAGCGTTGCAGTTGCGCGCGTTTGCCGACGCGCTGACCGGCCTGCCCAACCGCCTGCTGTTCGAAGACCGCCTCAACCAAGCCCTGATGCGACTGGACCGCACGAACCACGCGCGTGCGCAGGACCGCTTGGCCGTGCTGTTCGTGGACCTGGACGGCTTCAAGCCCATCAACGATTCCTTTGGACACGCGGCTGGCGACGTGATCCTGCGGGGCGCGGCCGAGCGTCTGCTGGAGGTGGCGCGCATGTCCGACACCGTGGCCCGTGTGGGTGGGGACGAGTTCCTGATCCTGCTGGAAGAAGTGAGCGATGTCGTCTCCTGCGTCACCGTGGCCAACCGGGTGTTGGCCGCGCTCTCGCGGCCGTTCGAGGTGTCGGGCAAGCAGGTGCAGATCTCCGGCTCCATCGGCATCGTGGTGCACCCCGACCATGGCGAGCGCCACAAGCTCGTGGCCCATGCCGACGTTGCCATGTATGCGGCCAAGCGCGCCGGCGGGGGCTGCTATGCGCTGTTCGAGCCGCACATGGGTTCGGACGCGTCCAGCCAGCTGGAACTGCTGAACGACTTGCGGCACGCGATCGACCACGGCGACCTGGCGCTGCACTACCAACCCAAGATCGATGGTTTGCGCGATCGCATCAGCGGCGTGGAAGCCCTCCTGAGATGGAACCACCCCAAGCATGGGGCGGTCAGCCCGGTGACTTTCATCGCGCTGGCCGAACGCTTCGGCCTGATCGGGCGCCTGGGCAACTGGGTCATCAACGAGGCCTGCCGACAGGTGGCCGAATGGTCGCGCAGTGGCCTGCGCATGCGCGTGGCGATCAACCTGTCGGCGCACCAGTTGCGCGAGAACGGTCTGACCGAGCGCATTCAGGCTGCGCTGCAGCGCCACAGGCTCGATGCCTCGCAGTTGCTGTGCGAGATCACCGAGTCGGTGGCCATGGAAGACATCAAAGCCACGCAGCGCACGTTCGACGGTCTGGCGCGCATCGGCGTGTTCCTGTCCATCGACGACTTCGGAACGGGTTACTCCAGCCTGAACTACCTGCGGCAGCTCCCCGCACAGCAGCTCAAGATCGACCGCAGCTTCGTGAAGGACCTGGAAACGAGCCAGGACGCGCGCGCCGTGGTGGGGGCAGTGGTGAGCCTGGCGCATGCGCTCGGTTTGCGCGTGGTGGCCGAGGGTGTGGAAACCGCCGGCCAGCGCGACATCCTGCTGGGCATGCGTTGCGACGAACTGCAGGGCTATTTCTATGCCCGGCCGATGCACGCGAGCGCGCTGCTGGAATGGGCCAACGGCGTCAAGCCGGCGGATGGCGCGGAGTTCGCGCCATCGATCTTCGAGCCGTCCTTCAATCAGGCATAA
- a CDS encoding RidA family protein produces the protein MPEFLNPPALGPSFSPYSHIARTGRGELLFIAGQVATDDQGECVGADDFDAQCHQVFANIHTALQAAGAHWRHVAQFTSYLVDREDIARFHAWRVREFPRLFPDGAYPTNTLLIIGGLVRPQFRLEVQANAVI, from the coding sequence ATGCCCGAGTTTTTGAATCCTCCCGCCCTTGGCCCCAGCTTTTCGCCTTACTCGCACATCGCGCGCACCGGTCGCGGTGAACTGCTCTTCATCGCCGGCCAGGTGGCCACCGACGACCAGGGTGAATGCGTGGGCGCGGACGACTTTGACGCGCAGTGCCACCAGGTATTCGCCAACATCCACACCGCATTGCAGGCAGCGGGCGCGCACTGGCGCCATGTGGCGCAGTTCACCAGCTATCTGGTGGACCGTGAAGACATCGCACGCTTCCACGCCTGGCGTGTGCGCGAGTTTCCGCGCCTGTTCCCGGACGGCGCGTACCCCACGAACACCTTGTTGATCATCGGCGGGTTGGTGCGGCCGCAGTTCCGTCTGGAAGTGCAAGCCAATGCGGTGATTTGA
- a CDS encoding LysR substrate-binding domain-containing protein codes for MKPALPPLTALRAFEAAARHLSLKRAGEELHVTPAAISHQVIQLESTLGVQLFLRGHKKVTLTPPGALLARKLSEGFEGMQRAVNEVRGSHQSESLAIITTPAFAYQCLMPRLHEFIEDHPNVDVRVTTRIGQPAGMGWTHRGEILSVMGWAEECDVVICLGLGDYPGMNVDRVLPLSITPLCSPDFLQRHLRAGDPTSLRGAPLLHDERGSIYEGEAFWDMWLRTAGVSGVDTSAGQRVSHFTFALDAAAASRGIVATTVELAKSKIDSGQLVAPFGLCVPWGPSYHLATTPTSADRVGVQAFRSWLLGAMT; via the coding sequence ATGAAACCAGCGCTGCCACCGCTCACGGCCTTGCGCGCCTTCGAAGCCGCCGCGCGCCACCTCAGCTTGAAGCGTGCCGGGGAGGAACTGCACGTCACGCCTGCCGCCATCAGCCACCAGGTCATACAGTTGGAAAGCACCCTGGGCGTGCAGCTGTTTTTGCGTGGGCACAAGAAGGTCACGCTGACGCCGCCCGGCGCCCTGTTGGCCCGAAAACTCAGCGAGGGGTTCGAGGGCATGCAGCGCGCCGTGAACGAGGTCCGCGGCAGCCACCAGTCGGAGTCGCTGGCCATCATCACCACTCCGGCATTTGCGTATCAGTGCCTGATGCCCCGCCTGCATGAATTCATCGAAGACCATCCGAATGTGGACGTGCGTGTGACGACCCGCATCGGTCAACCCGCCGGCATGGGCTGGACCCATCGAGGCGAAATCCTGAGCGTGATGGGCTGGGCCGAAGAGTGCGACGTGGTGATCTGCCTTGGTCTGGGCGACTACCCGGGCATGAACGTGGACCGGGTGCTGCCCCTGTCGATCACACCTTTGTGCAGCCCGGACTTTCTGCAGCGCCATCTGCGCGCAGGCGACCCCACCAGCCTGCGCGGTGCGCCGCTGCTGCACGACGAACGCGGATCGATTTACGAAGGTGAAGCATTCTGGGACATGTGGCTGCGCACCGCCGGCGTGTCCGGCGTGGACACATCGGCCGGGCAACGCGTGAGCCATTTCACCTTTGCGCTCGACGCCGCGGCGGCGAGCCGCGGCATTGTGGCCACCACGGTTGAATTGGCCAAATCCAAGATCGACTCTGGACAGCTGGTCGCGCCATTCGGGTTATGCGTACCCTGGGGCCCCAGCTACCACTTGGCGACCACGCCCACTTCGGCCGACCGCGTTGGGGTGCAGGCATTCCGCAGCTGGCTGCTGGGCGCCATGACCTAA
- a CDS encoding alpha/beta fold hydrolase, with the protein MDHRFEFQGIAVHAAALGPERGTPLLLLHGSGAGASSIGNWRKVLEPLAEAGFRVHAMDLVGFGRSGRKPTPPFFDYDLWLAQCGAMLERIPGERVGVIGHSLSGSLALRLAAQQPRVDRVMTTATMGAAFTANACTLATWTCPTDRDQLMAVARRLIHDERLIDSAYLDNRAQVLFNDGYADYYAAMFSGDRQRFIDRTVLSPAELAAITGKVLMLHGKNDRGYPAEALTLALARGIAQADAVLLANCSHSVAFEQPQKFVWHATRFFDRETSHA; encoded by the coding sequence ATGGACCACCGCTTCGAGTTCCAGGGTATTGCCGTGCACGCCGCAGCGCTGGGCCCCGAGCGCGGAACGCCACTGCTGCTGTTGCACGGCTCTGGTGCCGGAGCTTCCAGCATCGGCAACTGGCGCAAGGTGCTGGAGCCCTTGGCGGAGGCGGGCTTTCGGGTGCACGCCATGGATCTGGTGGGCTTCGGCCGCTCTGGACGAAAGCCCACACCGCCCTTTTTTGACTACGACCTCTGGCTCGCTCAGTGCGGCGCGATGCTGGAGCGCATCCCTGGCGAACGTGTGGGTGTGATCGGCCACTCTCTGTCAGGCTCGCTGGCGCTGCGCCTGGCGGCGCAGCAGCCGCGCGTGGACCGCGTGATGACCACGGCTACGATGGGCGCGGCGTTCACCGCCAACGCCTGCACCCTGGCCACCTGGACATGCCCGACGGATCGCGATCAGCTCATGGCCGTGGCACGCCGGCTGATCCACGACGAACGACTGATCGACAGCGCTTACCTCGACAACCGCGCGCAGGTGCTGTTCAACGACGGCTACGCGGACTATTACGCCGCCATGTTCTCGGGCGACCGGCAGCGCTTCATCGATCGCACGGTGTTGTCGCCGGCGGAGTTGGCCGCCATCACCGGCAAAGTCCTGATGCTGCACGGCAAGAACGACAGAGGCTATCCGGCGGAGGCGCTCACGCTTGCGCTGGCCCGGGGCATTGCGCAGGCGGACGCCGTGTTGCTGGCGAACTGCTCGCACTCCGTGGCATTCGAGCAGCCGCAGAAATTCGTCTGGCACGCCACACGGTTCTTTGATCGGGAGACTTCGCATGCCTGA
- a CDS encoding LysR family transcriptional regulator, whose protein sequence is MSSKKITSVQLALTADLQQWRDFLAIAECGSLTRAALFLDVNQSLLSRHLNALERACGARLFNRTGRGVEPSDMGQRLLPHVRALLASAEQLEQEISGESPVPTGRVVLGSLPSITNSFAGRLYKQIRSRYPGIHLKILEGSSGQVEEWLADGRVDVAILYRYGRSLAEHEQALCTVQSYLVGRRGDRFTKDPEISFTSLDGLPFILPSAPNGLRTALDALARQHRITLEPVIEADSLPLMRSVVAEEGLYTVLPLHAVWSEVQEGKLQASRIVSPGLQRIVSMSLARTKGPSKAISAVTALIEQAVADEAQRGLWQVGGPD, encoded by the coding sequence ATGTCATCCAAGAAAATCACCAGCGTCCAGCTGGCGCTCACCGCCGATCTGCAGCAATGGCGCGATTTCCTGGCCATCGCCGAATGCGGCAGCCTCACGCGCGCCGCGCTCTTCCTCGACGTCAACCAGTCGCTCCTGAGCCGCCACCTGAACGCCCTGGAACGCGCCTGCGGCGCGCGCCTGTTCAACCGCACCGGCCGCGGCGTCGAGCCCTCCGACATGGGCCAGCGCCTGTTGCCGCACGTGCGCGCCCTGCTGGCCAGTGCCGAACAGCTGGAACAGGAAATCAGTGGCGAGTCGCCCGTGCCCACCGGGCGTGTGGTGCTCGGCTCCCTGCCTTCGATCACCAACTCGTTCGCTGGCCGGCTCTACAAGCAGATCCGTTCGCGCTACCCCGGCATCCACCTCAAGATCCTCGAAGGCTCCAGCGGCCAGGTGGAGGAGTGGCTGGCCGATGGCCGCGTGGACGTCGCCATCCTCTACCGCTACGGCCGTTCGCTGGCCGAGCACGAGCAGGCCCTGTGCACCGTGCAGAGCTACCTCGTGGGCCGCCGGGGTGACCGCTTCACCAAGGACCCCGAGATATCCTTCACCTCGCTCGATGGCTTGCCCTTCATCCTGCCCAGTGCGCCCAATGGCCTGCGCACCGCGCTCGATGCCTTGGCACGCCAGCACCGCATCACGCTCGAACCGGTGATCGAGGCCGACTCCCTGCCGCTCATGCGTTCGGTGGTGGCCGAAGAGGGCCTGTACACCGTGCTGCCGCTGCACGCCGTGTGGAGCGAGGTGCAAGAGGGCAAGCTGCAGGCCTCGCGCATCGTCTCGCCGGGCTTGCAGCGCATTGTCTCGATGTCGCTGGCGCGCACCAAAGGACCGTCCAAAGCCATTTCGGCCGTCACGGCGCTGATTGAACAGGCCGTGGCCGATGAAGCCCAGCGAGGCCTTTGGCAGGTCGGCGGACCGGACTGA
- a CDS encoding amidohydrolase family protein: MSAAILTSDMAYWDCHAHLFGPYAHYPLAAERTYTPAEALEQQYADLLERLGLAHGVLVHPSAYGVDYRLVLAALSARPQWRGVLVAQTHTPLNLKALRAQGVRALRYSHRGGAAANFAGSASLDDLIAMAPALADAGLHAELWTDRQVLPAIADTLRGLPVPVVLDHMAGFDVHASTEEPGFVGLERLLGEGHVWVKLCAYRNLLALPPPQWPETGQPFHRALLRANPEQLVWGSDWPHLNVKPAPDAADLLALFKGWAGEKAVVDKILGENPAKLYG, encoded by the coding sequence GTGAGCGCCGCCATTCTCACCAGCGACATGGCGTATTGGGACTGCCACGCCCACCTCTTCGGCCCCTACGCCCACTACCCGCTCGCCGCAGAGCGCACCTACACCCCTGCGGAGGCACTGGAACAGCAGTACGCCGATCTGCTGGAGCGCCTGGGGCTCGCGCACGGTGTGCTGGTGCATCCCAGCGCGTACGGCGTGGATTACCGGCTGGTGCTGGCCGCCTTGTCGGCGCGCCCGCAGTGGCGCGGCGTGCTGGTGGCGCAGACCCACACGCCGCTGAACCTCAAGGCCTTGCGTGCACAGGGTGTGCGTGCGCTGCGCTACAGCCACCGCGGTGGTGCCGCGGCCAACTTCGCCGGCAGTGCGTCGCTGGACGATCTCATCGCCATGGCGCCCGCCCTGGCCGACGCCGGCCTGCACGCCGAACTCTGGACCGACCGGCAGGTGCTGCCCGCCATCGCCGACACGCTGCGCGGCTTGCCGGTACCGGTGGTGCTCGACCATATGGCGGGCTTCGACGTCCATGCCAGCACCGAGGAGCCGGGCTTCGTCGGGTTGGAACGCTTGCTCGGCGAAGGGCATGTGTGGGTCAAGCTGTGCGCCTACCGCAACCTGCTCGCGCTGCCACCACCGCAGTGGCCCGAGACGGGCCAGCCGTTCCACCGGGCCTTGCTCCGCGCCAACCCCGAGCAGCTCGTGTGGGGCAGCGACTGGCCGCACCTCAACGTCAAGCCCGCGCCCGACGCGGCCGACCTGCTGGCCTTGTTCAAGGGCTGGGCGGGAGAGAAGGCGGTGGTGGACAAGATCCTCGGCGAGAACCCGGCGAAGCTGTACGGCTGA
- the aqpZ gene encoding aquaporin Z — MNYSNSQKWTAEFLGTFWLTFGGCGSAVLAAAFPELGIGFTGVALAFGLTVLTGAYALGPISGGHFNPAVSLGLALGGRFRAAELPGYVIAQVLGAVSAAGSLYLIATGKPGVDLGGFATNGYGAHSPGGYGLAAALCIEVVLTAVFLIVILGATAKRAAAGFAGMAIGLCLTLIHLISIPVTNTSVNPARSTGPALFGPAIALDQLWLFWLAPLAGAAIGALVWRVLLAGHDEP; from the coding sequence ATGAACTACAGCAATTCTCAAAAATGGACCGCCGAATTCCTTGGCACGTTCTGGCTCACCTTTGGGGGCTGCGGCAGCGCGGTGCTGGCCGCTGCTTTCCCCGAACTGGGCATCGGATTCACCGGTGTCGCGCTCGCTTTCGGCTTGACCGTTCTGACCGGCGCCTACGCCTTGGGCCCCATCTCGGGCGGCCATTTCAACCCGGCGGTGTCCTTGGGCCTGGCCCTGGGGGGCCGCTTTCGGGCGGCCGAACTGCCGGGCTATGTGATCGCCCAGGTGCTGGGCGCGGTGTCAGCGGCCGGCTCGCTGTACCTCATTGCCACGGGCAAGCCCGGTGTGGACTTGGGCGGCTTTGCAACCAATGGCTACGGTGCGCATTCGCCCGGCGGCTACGGCCTGGCCGCCGCGCTGTGCATCGAGGTGGTGCTGACCGCGGTGTTCCTGATCGTCATCCTCGGCGCCACCGCGAAACGCGCGGCCGCCGGCTTCGCGGGCATGGCCATTGGCCTGTGCCTCACGCTGATCCACCTCATTTCCATTCCGGTGACGAACACCTCGGTGAACCCGGCGCGCAGCACCGGCCCCGCGCTGTTCGGCCCCGCCATCGCGCTGGACCAACTCTGGCTGTTCTGGCTGGCACCGCTGGCCGGCGCGGCGATCGGCGCGCTGGTCTGGCGTGTGCTGCTGGCCGGCCACGACGAACCCTGA
- a CDS encoding ATP-binding protein has translation MNAAVPPLLSPPLSTGLFGWLAPDALASDAPAEAQWLAAQAHERPLACTELTDTLALWHRAPPAQDQPLHQLCQALALNDSECMALALCLAADADVVASRALAWLQAPLRDAFPTPGLIACLDALRGLSAALSLSALLDGPALACGLLQWEGGTRALPDARLRLPTPLVLALTGGQGRFPGVQLDAGDGAPLAPSVLAQAAHQAQQLAPGEALVVRCGHPREARAACAAIARARGLRAAFIDGEAPPGLLPWLLLQRALPVWVAELSPGERRRVPVLHGAQVSQQLPQLVASGPEGSWTWDGQTVPVWTVPVPPADERAALWRDAGLSPEAAGRLARHHRHASARIAELAHAAHHLCRGEPTEQVGAPHVARAARSAGQDALGSLARLMPDDVPDNALVLPPALRHDLGALVERCRHRDGLVDGLGPAARARYQPGVRALLVGASGTGKTLACGWLATQLGLPLYRVDIASVSSKYIGETEKNLGELFARAEHAEVVLLFDEADALFARRTDVKDANDRFANQQTNYLLQRIEAFEGVALLTSNSRARFDSAFTRRLDAIIDFPLPGPDERRALWTAHLGDAHALSAAELNRLAVGCEFAGGHVRNVVLAARALSTAAPIAWASLEPALDAEYRKLGKRLPAALLGQR, from the coding sequence TTGAACGCCGCCGTCCCGCCGCTGCTCTCGCCGCCCCTGTCCACAGGCCTGTTCGGCTGGCTCGCGCCCGACGCGCTGGCGTCCGACGCGCCCGCCGAAGCGCAGTGGCTGGCCGCCCAGGCCCACGAGCGGCCGCTGGCCTGCACCGAACTGACCGACACCCTGGCCTTGTGGCACCGCGCCCCACCGGCGCAGGACCAGCCGCTGCACCAGCTGTGCCAGGCCCTGGCACTGAACGACAGCGAATGCATGGCACTGGCCTTGTGCCTGGCGGCCGACGCCGACGTGGTCGCCAGCCGCGCGCTGGCCTGGCTGCAGGCGCCACTGCGCGACGCCTTTCCCACGCCGGGCCTGATCGCCTGCCTCGACGCCCTGCGCGGCCTGTCGGCAGCGCTTTCCCTGAGCGCCTTGCTCGACGGCCCCGCCCTGGCCTGTGGGCTGTTGCAGTGGGAAGGCGGCACCCGCGCCTTGCCCGATGCGCGCTTGCGCCTGCCCACGCCGCTGGTGCTCGCGCTCACCGGCGGCCAGGGCCGCTTTCCCGGTGTGCAGTTGGACGCCGGGGATGGCGCGCCCCTCGCCCCCTCGGTGCTCGCGCAGGCAGCGCACCAGGCGCAGCAGCTGGCCCCGGGCGAGGCCCTGGTGGTGCGCTGCGGCCACCCGCGCGAGGCACGCGCCGCGTGCGCGGCGATTGCGCGCGCGCGCGGCTTGCGCGCCGCGTTCATCGACGGCGAAGCGCCGCCCGGTCTGCTGCCGTGGCTGTTGTTGCAACGCGCGCTACCGGTGTGGGTGGCGGAACTCTCGCCCGGCGAACGGCGGCGCGTGCCCGTGTTGCACGGCGCGCAGGTGTCGCAGCAGTTGCCGCAGCTCGTGGCCAGCGGGCCGGAAGGCAGCTGGACCTGGGACGGGCAGACCGTGCCGGTGTGGACCGTGCCCGTGCCGCCGGCCGACGAACGCGCGGCCCTGTGGCGCGATGCCGGTCTGTCGCCCGAGGCCGCTGGCCGCCTGGCGCGGCACCACCGCCACGCCAGCGCGCGCATCGCCGAACTCGCGCACGCGGCGCACCACCTGTGCCGGGGCGAGCCCACCGAGCAAGTCGGTGCGCCCCATGTGGCCCGCGCGGCGCGCTCGGCCGGGCAGGATGCGTTGGGCTCGCTGGCGCGCCTGATGCCCGACGATGTGCCCGACAACGCCCTGGTCTTGCCGCCGGCCTTGCGCCACGATCTCGGCGCGCTGGTCGAACGCTGCCGCCACCGCGACGGCCTGGTCGACGGCCTCGGCCCGGCGGCGCGCGCGCGTTACCAGCCGGGCGTGCGCGCCTTGCTGGTGGGCGCATCGGGCACCGGCAAGACCCTGGCCTGCGGCTGGCTCGCCACGCAACTGGGCCTGCCGCTGTACCGGGTGGACATCGCCAGCGTGAGCAGCAAATACATCGGCGAGACCGAGAAGAACCTGGGCGAGTTGTTCGCGCGCGCCGAGCACGCCGAAGTCGTGCTGCTGTTCGACGAGGCCGACGCGCTGTTCGCGCGGCGCACCGACGTGAAGGACGCCAACGACCGCTTCGCCAACCAGCAGACCAACTACCTGCTGCAACGCATCGAAGCCTTCGAAGGCGTGGCGCTGCTCACCAGCAACAGCCGCGCGCGTTTCGACAGCGCCTTCACGCGCCGCCTCGACGCGATCATCGACTTCCCGTTGCCCGGTCCCGACGAACGCCGCGCGCTCTGGACCGCCCACCTGGGCGATGCGCACGCACTGAGCGCGGCCGAGCTCAACCGCCTGGCCGTGGGCTGCGAGTTCGCGGGCGGCCATGTGCGCAACGTGGTGCTGGCCGCGCGCGCCTTGTCCACCGCCGCACCGATCGCCTGGGCGTCGCTCGAACCCGCGCTCGACGCCGAGTACCGCAAGCTCGGCAAGCGCCTGCCTGCCGCGCTGCTCGGCCAGCGCTGA
- a CDS encoding PRC-barrel domain-containing protein, whose product MNYEERDTLGIYVRGKVLEGKVHQGPGPHLMGANTLVGNDVANTQDENLGDIKEIMLDMRSGRVAYAVLSFGGFLGMGEKLFAVPWAALKLDTVNKRFVLDASKDRLKDAPGFDKDNWPDMADTTWEKGIHDYYGTKPYIDPGL is encoded by the coding sequence ATGAACTACGAAGAGCGAGACACCCTGGGCATCTATGTGCGCGGCAAAGTGCTGGAGGGCAAAGTCCACCAAGGCCCCGGCCCGCATTTGATGGGCGCGAACACCTTGGTGGGCAACGATGTGGCCAACACCCAGGACGAGAACCTGGGCGACATCAAGGAAATCATGCTCGACATGCGCTCGGGTCGCGTTGCCTACGCCGTGCTGTCCTTCGGCGGCTTCCTCGGCATGGGCGAAAAGCTGTTCGCCGTGCCCTGGGCGGCACTGAAGCTGGACACGGTCAACAAGCGCTTCGTGCTCGATGCGAGCAAGGACCGCCTGAAGGATGCGCCCGGCTTCGACAAGGACAACTGGCCCGACATGGCCGACACCACCTGGGAAAAGGGCATCCACGACTACTACGGCACCAAGCCGTACATCGACCCGGGTCTCTGA
- a CDS encoding carboxymuconolactone decarboxylase family protein, which produces MPRLSFPTPDTMSPEQLAVHNKVVSGPRGEIKGPLRAALHNAELADRWQALGALLRYQTTLTPRQSELAILITGRHCRSPFEWFAHVPEAEKAGLPTPVIEALLAQRRPEGLDVTEAAIYQFALELNQTHSVSNATHAAAVAALGERGAVELTALVGYYTLVAMTLNAHEIPLPPGVEPAFPRPQDEPA; this is translated from the coding sequence ATGCCCCGACTTTCCTTTCCGACCCCCGACACCATGTCGCCCGAACAACTGGCCGTTCACAACAAGGTGGTGTCTGGCCCACGCGGCGAAATCAAGGGCCCTTTGCGCGCTGCCCTGCACAACGCCGAGCTGGCCGACCGCTGGCAGGCCCTGGGCGCGCTGCTGCGCTACCAGACCACGCTCACGCCGCGCCAGTCCGAACTTGCCATCCTGATCACCGGCCGGCACTGCCGCTCGCCCTTCGAGTGGTTCGCGCATGTGCCGGAGGCCGAGAAGGCCGGCCTGCCCACACCGGTGATCGAAGCCCTGCTGGCGCAGCGCCGCCCCGAAGGGCTGGACGTCACCGAAGCCGCCATCTACCAATTCGCGCTCGAACTCAACCAGACCCATTCGGTGAGCAACGCCACGCACGCGGCGGCGGTGGCCGCGCTGGGCGAACGCGGCGCCGTCGAGCTCACCGCGCTGGTGGGCTACTACACCCTGGTCGCCATGACGCTCAACGCGCACGAAATCCCGCTGCCCCCCGGCGTCGAGCCCGCCTTCCCGCGTCCGCAGGACGAGCCGGCGTGA